From a single Dioscorea cayenensis subsp. rotundata cultivar TDr96_F1 unplaced genomic scaffold, TDr96_F1_v2_PseudoChromosome.rev07_lg8_w22 25.fasta BLBR01001438.1, whole genome shotgun sequence genomic region:
- the LOC120256426 gene encoding glycine-rich cell wall structural protein 1.8-like, with translation MAVNKRLVILGFILLLAIGLSSAARTLSEGYTSIGGEGGGDGEGYGSGSGAGEGGGGYGKGGGGGGGHGGGGGQGGGGYGNGGGGGGGHGGGGGGGGGQGGGGYGQGGGGGHGGGGGGGQGGGGYGQGGGGGHGGGGGQGGGGYGNGGGGGHGGGGGQGGGGYGKGGGGGHGGGGGQGSGGYGKGGGGGGGGELGGGGGQGGGHGGGSGSGYGHGGGGGGGGGEGGGHGGGGGRGGGYGQGGGGGHGHP, from the coding sequence ATGGCTGTGAACAAAAGGCTTGTTATTCTTGGTTTCATACTTCTCCTAGCTATAGGTCTATCCTCGGCAGCGAGGACCTTGAGTGAGGGTTACACGTCCATTGGTGGTGAAGGTGGAGGTGATGGAGAAGGGTATGGATCTGGGTCCGGGGCTGGTGAAGGAGGTGGAGGATATGGGAAaggaggtggaggtggtggtggtcaTGGTGGTGGAGGCGGACAAGGTGGTGGAGGATATGGAAACGGAGGTGGAGGTGGCGGTGGacatggtggtggtggtggtggtggtggtggacaaGGTGGTGGAGGATATGGACAAGGAGGTGGCGGTGGacatggtggtggtggtggtggtggacaaGGTGGTGGAGGATATGGGCAAGGAGGTGGCGGTGGacatggtggtggtggtggacaaGGAGGTGGAGGATATGGGAATGGAGGTGGCGGTGGacatggtggtggtggtggacaaGGTGGTGGAGGATATGGGAAAGGAGGTGGCGGTGGacatggtggtggtggtggacaaGGTAGTGGAGGATATGGGAAgggaggtggaggaggaggtggaggtgaactaggtggtggtggtggacaaGGTGGAGGACATGGTGGTGGGAGTGGGTCTGGGTATGGACAtggaggaggtggaggtggaggtggaggtgaaGGTGGAGGAcatggaggtggtggtggacGTGGAGGTGGATATGGCCAGGGTGGTGGAGGTGGACATGGGCATCCTTAG